A portion of the Malania oleifera isolate guangnan ecotype guangnan chromosome 3, ASM2987363v1, whole genome shotgun sequence genome contains these proteins:
- the LOC131150617 gene encoding pentatricopeptide repeat-containing protein At3g51320, which produces MARISIRGTSHIRNLFLSHPTALPSRCALYSSAFSSSSSKDSTTCLYHSIVALFKTCQNTRHLFQIQAHLITSGLFLNPFLAARVLQHSADYCDINYTVLVFGFIELPHTYCINTLIKAYSVSDVPHEAVSSYFEMLRNGFFPNSFTYPPLISSCAKDGRLENGKKCHGQAIKNGVDDVLPVCNSLIHMYSSCGDVETAVQMFDRMSQRDLVSWNSIVDGHARFGDLSVARRLFGAMPQRNVISWNIMIVGYLRDGNPGCGLKLFRGMTNKGMRGNDTTMVSVLTACGRSARLKEGRSVHGALVRTLLKSSLIVNTALIDMYSKCRRVSVAQKVFDGMIERNLVCWNAMILGHCIHGNPEDGLNLFAEMVDRLRYVDEDGMIDFPKAMNSDKGGVFPDEITFVGVLCSCARAGLLIRGKNYFSQMINQFCIKPTFAHYWCMANLFAGVGLIQEAVETLKSMPLDDANASQQSTIWAGLLGLCRFQGYVTLGEQIAKSLIKLEPQNLSYYALLLNIYAVAGQWDDVARVKEIMKVKGFGEMPGCSLMDLKKIVHEFKVGDRWQMGVEEVGMVINTLAQRLNSSTTGSQPQPLLETQVKS; this is translated from the coding sequence ATGGCAAGAATCTCAATACGAGGAACCTCTCATATTAGAAACTTGTTTCTCTCTCATCCCACTGCACTTCCCTCCAGATGTGCTCTCTATTCTTCTGCCTTTAGCTCTTCATCGTCTAAGGATAGCACAACTTGTCTCTACCATTCCATCGTTGCTCTCTTCAAAACATGTCAAAACACAAGACACTTGTTTCAAATCCAAGCTCACTTGATCACCTCGGGGCTATTTCTCAACCCTTTTCTCGCCGCCAGAGTTCTCCAACACTCTGCAGATTACTGCGACATCAACTACACCGTGTTGGTTTTTGGATTCATTGAATTACCCCACACTTATTGCATAAATACCCTCATCAAGGCGTACTCAGTTAGCGATGTGCCCCACGAAGCTGTGTCATCCTATTTTGAGATGTTGCGGAATGGGTTCTTCCCTAACAGCTTCACTTACCCTCCGCTAATTAGTTCTTGCGCCAAAGATGGTCGGTTGGAAAATGGGAAGAAATGCCATGGGCAGGCTATTAAGAACGGCGTTGATGATGTACTGCCAGTGTGTAACTCGTTGATTCACATGTACAGTAGTTGTGGTGATGTTGAAACGGCCGTGCAGATGTTTGATAGAATGTCTCAAAGGGATTTGGTGTCTTGGAATTCGATTGTTGATGGGCATGCTAGATTTGGAGACTTGAGTGTTGCGCGCAGGCTGTTTGGGGCAATGCCACAGAGAAATGTGATTTCTTGGAACATAATGATTGTTGGGTATTTGAGAGATGGGAACCCGGGGTGTGGGTTGAAGTTATTTAGGGGAATGACGAATAAAGGAATGAGAGGGAATGATACCACGATGGTAAGTGTGCTTACTGCTTGTGGTCGATCAGCTAGATTGAAGGAAGGCAGATCAGTTCATGGGGCTCTTGTGAGGACACTCCTAAAATCGAGTTTAATCGTGAATACTGCTTTGATTGATATGTATAGCAAATGCCGGAGGGTGAGTGTTGCGCAGAAAGTGTTTGACGGGATGATTGAGAGGAATTTGGTTTGCTGGAATGCAATGATTCTGGGGCATTGCATTCATGGGAATCCAGAAGACGGGCTTAATCTGTTTGCAGAAATGGTGGATAGATTGAGGTATGTAGATGAAGATGGAATGATCGACTTTCCTAAGGCAATGAATTCAGATAAAGGAGGAGTTTTCCCAGATGAAATTACCTTTGTTGGTGTTTTGTGTTCTTGTGCCCGCGCTGGATTGTTGATACGGGGAAAAAATTACTTTAGCCAAATGATTAATCAATTTTGTATAAAGCCCACTTTTGCACATTACTGGTGCATGGCCAATCTCTTTGCTGGTGTTGGGCTAATTCAAGAGGCAGTTGAAACCTTAAAGAGCATGCCATTGGATGATGCAAATGCATCACAACAATCCACAATTTGGGCTGGTTTGCTCGGTTTATGTCGTTTCCAAGGATATGTAACTTTGGGAGAGCAAATAGCCAAGTCTTTGATCAAATTAGAACCTCAAAATTTGTCATACTATGCGTTGTTATTGAATATCTATGCTGTGGCAGGCCAATGGGATGATGTTGCTAGGGTGAAAGAGATTATGAAGGTTAAAGGATTTGGAGAAATGCCGGGTTGTAGTCTCATGGACTTGAAAAAAATTGTTCACGAGTTCAAAGTGGGAGATCGATGGCAAATGGGGGTGGAGGAGGTAGGCATGGTGATCAATACACTTGCTCAGCGACTAAACTCGTCAACCACTGGTTCACAACCACAACCACTGTTGGAGACACAAGTCAAAAGTTAG
- the LOC131150620 gene encoding putative disease resistance protein RGA3, with translation MAAEMVLTFATEEVLRKVISLASEEIKLAWGFKGELKNLEESLKKIQAVLHDAQKRQVREKTVQIWLKDLEEIAYDAEDVLTEFSYEMLRRQVKIQNQFMKNVPYFCSFSSPIVFRIKMAHKVRNFNFSLEKSKNDANSFGLISMSSKDPISQIRASRETNSAVDESKFGRENDVLTIVNKVTSSSSNDVSVIPIVGMGGIGKTTLAQLIYNDEQVKEHFDVRIWVCVSENFDVKRILKEILESLTKKSCGIENLDTVFENIKDELEGKIYLLVLDDVWNEDQNKWEDFRSRLLPMSSKNVGNSVVVTTRSDKVASIMKTLRPHRLGKLSEENCWAIFERKAFVDGGAPKTQDFIDIGRGLVKKCGGVPLAAKVLGGIMRFKREKQEWLSILESETWNLRESEDGIIAALKLSFDNLPWASLKQCFTYTAIFPKDYVIERVKLIKLWMAQGFLESSQECSLVMEDKGNEYFNVLLQNSLFQDVERDEFGDVKTCKMHDLVHDLAQSVFKSEISAVRHVSLTDYEEGKHIVGKDNGKKLRTLILSGVVNVSDEVLVTSKCLRVLDLSRSKIKVLPDSVGKLKHLKCLDVSRTKIRRLPDSITKLYHLQTLNMEYCYEMQELPKEMRALINLRHLGLDQYSAVRIMKDGPIEMRRLIHLRTLPVFVVGRGRGRRIEELEPLNELRGELWIYDLQHMRGKEEAEKANLKGKKNIETLGLQWGNDDEVGIGENDDEVLEGLQPHLDLKRLIIDGFRAATTLRSWMAKLPNLQKLVIYRCHKLKSILPPNLEGFPPSLQQMKLNWCEKLTSLQFGTSLKKLGIWNCPNLESVPADLLKLHSLSDLSICKCKRLSSLPEGLLCCLPELKSLVLGEFNEELDGFPSLLCSTDHHRHCHHQFQLESLSLYGWPKLKSLPDHEQLLLPRLSSLQFLRIEKFGRLEALPELLPKNLRHLYLEKCEDNEHLVESVQRVAKSRNLTVHNDEVNWP, from the coding sequence ATGGCAGCTGAAATGGTTCTCACTTTTGCAACAGAGGAAGTATTAAGGAAGGTGATTTCACTGGCATCTGAAGAAATAAAGCTTGCGTGGGGTTTCAAGGGCGAGCTCAAAAATCTTGAAGAATCACTGAAAAAGATTCAAGCTGTACTGCATGATGCCCAGAAACGGCAAGTGAGGGAAAAGACTGTTCAAATTTGGCTCAAGGATCTTGAAGAGATAGCTTATGATGCTGAGGATGTTCTGACTGAGTTCTCTTACGAAATGCTCCGACGTCAGgtaaaaattcaaaatcaatttaTGAAAAACGTACCCTACTTCTGTTCATTCTCTAGCCCCATAGTGTTCCGTATCAAGATGGCTCATAAAGTGAGAAATTTCAATTTCTCATTGGAAAAATCTAAGAACGACGCAAATAGCTTTGGGCTTATATCGATGTCATCTAAAGATCCAATTTCTCAAATAAGAGCGAGTCGAGAGACCAACTCCGCCGTAGATGAGTCAAAATTTGGAAGGGAAAATGATGTATTAACTATAGTAAACAAGGTGACTAGCTCATCCAGTAATGATGTCTCTGTAATTCCAATCGTGGGTATGGGGGGCATCGGGAAGACTACGCTCGCTCAACTAATCTACAATGATGAGCAAGTGAAAGAACATTTTGACGTAAGAATTTGGGTATGTGTATCTGAAAATTTTGATGTCAAAAGGATTCTAAAAGAGATTTTGGAATCTCTTACCAAGAAAAGTTGTGGGATTGAAAATCTGGATACGGTCTTTGAAAACATTAAGGATGAGTTGGAAGGGAAAATATATCTTCTCGTACTAGATGATGTTTGGAATGAAGATCAGAATAAGTGGGAAGATTTCCGAAGTCGTCTGCTGCCAATGAGTTCAAAAAACGTCGGAAACAGCGTTGTTGTGACTACTCGGAGCGACAAAGTGGCTTCGATTATGAAGACACTTCGTCCTCATCGCTTAGGGAAACTATCAGAAGAAAATTGTTGGGCGATATTTGAGCGAAAGGCATTTGTAGATGGTGGAGCACCGAAGACTCAAGATTTTATTGATATAGGAAGGGGTCTTGTGAAAAAATGTGGGGGCGTGCCACTAGCAGCAAAGGTGCTGGGAGGGATCATGCGTTTTAAGAGGGAGAAGCAAGAGTGGTTGTCCATTTTGGAAAGTGAAACATGGAATTTACGAGAAAGTGAGGATGGGATCATAGCAGCATTGAAGTTGAGCTTTGACAATTTGCCATGGGCTTCTTTGAAACAATGTTTCACATACACTGCAATTTTCCCCAAGGATTATGTCATTGAGAGAGTAAAGCTAATCAAACTATGGATGGCCCAAGGATTTCTTGAGTCATCTCAAGAGTGCAGTTTGGTGATGGAAGACAAAGGTAATGAGTACTTCAATGTCCTGTTGCAGAATTCCTTGTTTCAAGATGTTGAAAGGGATGAATTTGGGGATGTCAAAACATGCAAGATGCATGATCTTGTGCATGACCTTGCACAATCTGTTTTCAAATCTGAAATTTCTGCAGTCCGACATGTGTCATTGACAGATTATGAAGAAGGGAAGCACATAGTTGGGAAGGACAATGGTAAAAAATTACGCACCTTAATTTTATCAGGGGTTGTTAATGTTTCCGATGAGGTGTTGGTTACCTCAAAATGCTTGAGAGTTTTAGATTTAAGCCGGAGTAAAATTAAGGTGCTGCCAGATTCTGTTGGGAAGTTGAAACATTTAAAGTGCCTTGATGTCTCCCGTACTAAAATTAGAAGGTTGCCGGATTCAATTACCAAGCTATACCATCTGCAGACGTTGAATATGGAGTACTGTTATGAGATGCAGGAGCTACCAAAAGAAATGAGGGCATTAATCAACTTGAGACATTTGGGACTTGACCAGTACAGTGCAGTGAGAATAATGAAGGATGGACCGATTGAGATGAGGCGGTTAATTCATTTGCGGACGTTACCGGTGTTTGTGGTGGGTCGGGGCAGGGGACGCCGAATTGAAGAGCTGGAACCCTTGAACGAGCTCAGAGGAGAATTATGGATTTACGATCTACAGCATATGAGGGGTAAAGAAGAAGCTGAAAAAGCAAAtttgaagggaaagaaaaacattgAAACATTGGGGCTTCAATGGGGTAATGATGATGAGGTTGGTATTGGTGAAAATGATGATGAGGTGCTGGAAGGGCTGCAACCACACTTAGATCTGAAGCGGCTTATAATAGATGGATTTAGGGCTGCAACCACACTTAGATCGTGGATGGCGAAGTTGCCAAATCTTCAGAAGTTGGTAATATACCGTTGCCATAAATTGAAATCCATTCTTCCCCCGAATTTAGAGGGCTTCCCGCCCTCCCTTCAGCAGATGAAACTCAACTGGTGTGAAAAATTGACGTCTCTGCAATTCGGTACATCTCTCAAGAAACTAGGCATATGGAATTGCCCAAATCTGGAATCTGTGCCGGCTGATTTACTAAAATTGCACTCCCTCTCAGATTTAAGTATTTGTAAGTGCAAAAGATTGAGTAGTTTGCCGGAAGGGCTATTGTGCTGCCTCCCCGAGTTGAAGAGCCTAGTGCTCGGAGAGTTTAATGAGGAGCTGGATGGTTTCCCCTCACTTCTCTGCAGCACCGACCACCACCGCCACTGTCACCACCAATTCCAGCTTGAATCACTATCTCTGTATGGTTGGCCTAAGCTCAAGTCTCTGCCTGACCATGAACAACTTCTTCTTCCCCGCCTCTCTTCCCTACAATTTCTCCGGATTGAGAAGTTTGGTCGTTTGGAAGCTCTGCCGGAGTTGCTTCCGAAAAATCTTCGACATCTATATCTTGAGAAGTGCGAAGACAATGAGCATCTGGTGGAATCCGTGCAAAGGGTCGCCAAATCAAGAAACTTGACTGTTCATAACGATGAGGTTAACTGGCCTTAA